In one window of Pristiophorus japonicus isolate sPriJap1 chromosome 9, sPriJap1.hap1, whole genome shotgun sequence DNA:
- the LOC139272739 gene encoding histone H2A type 1-J-like: MSGRGKTGGKARAKAKSRSSRAGLQFPVGRVHRLLRKGNYAQRVGAGAPVYMAAVLEYLTAEILELAGNAARDNKKTRIIPRHLQLAIRNDEELNKLLGKVTIAQGGVLPNIQAVLLPKKTTSSSKTKWPKAALAHWRWC, from the exons atgtctggaagaggaaaaaccggtgGTAAAGCTCGGGCTAAGgctaagtctcgctcctcccgggccggactgcagttccctgtgggtcgtgttcacaggctcctgcgaaaggggaactacgctcagcgtgtgggtgccggagccccggtctacatggctgctgtgctcgagtatctgaccgctgaaatcctggagctggccggaaacgctgcccgcgacaacaagaagacccgcatcatccctagACATctacagctggccatccgcaacgacgaggaactgaacaagctgctgggaaaggtgaccatcgctcagggtggtgtgctgcctaatatccaggctgtgctgctgcccaagaaaaccaccagttcgtccaagaccaa gtggccgaaggctgcactggcacactggaggtggtgttga